A part of Aspergillus flavus chromosome 1, complete sequence genomic DNA contains:
- a CDS encoding NCS1 allantoate transporter gives MAVGLGWSDAVIIVAISFFIISFVIAGNGAVGAIYHVPFPVIARASWGFWGSYIAIVSRVILALFWFAIQNVNGANAVRAMIGAIWPSFLTLENHIPEDQGITTNGMVSYLIFWLVQFPFLCIHPNKLRWLFMVKSVLVPIAWIAIFIWAFVAESGGGLLHQKATVSGSKYSWLFLANMTSVLGNYATLSVNQSDFSRYSRVTAKWQLLYIPMLPIIFTFLSFIGIVASSAGQARYGGSIPWDPIDLISNWSSRACRFFAAFSFALAALGVNISANSLSAANDLTALAPGYINLRRGQIICGLLSWGLVPWKILVSAGNFLNFMSAYAIFLGPIAGIMLFDFWVLKKRKYDTLALYQRENRTYGYGGWGVNWRAVVAFVVGVAPNLPGLINSVNSEIDVGVGVHPYQFGWLLGFVATSLVYVVVSLVFPARESLVDVAVMPEEVYDAREREDGDGSLDSQEKVMREKVEA, from the exons ATGGCCGTAGGCCTCGGCTGGAGCGACgccgtcatcatcgtcgccatctccttcttcatcatctcatTCGTCATCGCCGGAAATGGCGCCGTGGGCGCCATCTACCACGTCCCGTTCCCTGTCATCGCCCGCGCCAGCTGGGGCTTCTGGGGCTCGTACATCGCCATCGTGTCGCGGGTCATCCTGGCGCTGTTCTGGTTTGCCATTCAGAATGTTAACGGTGCTAATGCCGTGCGGGCTATGATCGGGGCTATTTGGCCTAGTTTCCTTACGTTGGAGAACCATATCCCTGAGGATCAGGGTATTACTACGAATGGGATGGTGTCGTACTTGATCTTCTGGCTGGTGCAGTTCCCGTTCCTGTGTATTCATCCGAATAAACTCCGGTGGTTGTTTATGGTGAAATCCGTGCTGGTGCCGATTGCCTGGATCGCGATCTTTATATGGGCGTTTGTCGCCGAAAGTGGTGGAGGATTACTCCACCAGAAAGCGACGGTGTCGGGGTCGAAATACAGCTGGCTGTTTCTCGCCAATATGACCAGTGTACTAGGGAACTATGCAACACTCAGCGTCAACCAG TCCGACTTCTCGCGCTACTCCCGCGTCACCGCAAAATGGCAACTCCTCTACATCCCCATGCTCCCCATaatcttcaccttcctctccttcatcGGCATCGTGGCCTCCAGCGCCGGCCAAGCCCGCTACGGCGGCTCCATCCCCTGGGACCCCATCGACCTAATCAGCAACTGGAGCAGTCGCGCCTGCCGATTCTTCGCCGCCTTCAGCTTCGCCCTCGCCGCCCTGGGCGTGAACATCTCCGCCAACTCCCTCTCCGCGGCTAACGACCTGACGGCCCTCGCACCGGGGTATATCAATCTCCGGCGCGGGCAGATCATCTGCGGGCTATTGTCTTGGGGCTTGGTTCCGTGGAAGATACTGGTCTCGGCGGGGAATTTTCTCAATTTCATGTCTGCTTATGCTATCTTCCTGGGGCCTATTGCGGGGATTATGTTGTTTGATTTTTGGGTGCTtaagaagaggaaatatGATACTTTGGCGTTGTATCAGCGGGAGAATAGGACTTATGGGTATGGGGGTTGGGGGGTGAATTGGAGGGCTGTGGTTGCTTTTGTAGTTGGTGTTGCGCCGAACTTGCCCGGGTTGATTAATTCCGTTAATAGTGAGATTGACGTGGGTGTCGGTGTGCATCCATATCAGTTTGGATGGCTTTTGGGGTTTGTGGCGACGAGTCTTGTGTATGTTGTTGTTTCGTTAGTGTTCCCGGCTAGGGAGTCCCTGGTGGACGTGGCGGTTATGCCGGAGGAGGTTTATGATGCtagggagagggaggatgGGGATGGAAGTTTGGATAGTCAGGAGAAGGTGATGAGAGAGAAGGTTGAGGCTTag
- a CDS encoding putative hydrolase (dienelactone hydrolase family protein), whose translation MSGVSKACCSIPPIVPKGYQAKGEYKTINGLKTYVTGPENASKAILVIYDIFGFFDQTIQGADILATANEQKYRVFMPDFFEGEPADITWFPPQNDDHKQKLGNFFQTKAAPPSTLSKIPDVVSEANKLAPNGEFGSWSILGYCWGGKITALASGKDNKIFKAAVQCHPAMLAPEDAKSVSIPMAVLASKDENPKDVQDFGSNLKKENYVETFSTQIHGWMAARSNLEDAEVRKEYERGYKTVLEFLHKHA comes from the exons ATGTCTGGTGTTAGCAAAGCCTGTTGCTC TATCCCTCCCATTGTCCCCAAGGGCTACCAGGCCAAGGGTGAATACAAGACCATCAATGGCTTGAAGACAT ACGTCACTGGTCCGGAAAATGCCTCCAAGGCTATCCTAGTCATCTACG ACATCTTCGGTTTCTTCGACCAGACCATCCAGGGAGCCGACATTCTCGCCACTGCCAATGAGCAAAAGTACCGGGTCTTCATGCCCGACTTTTTCGAAGGCGAGCCCGCCGACATTACCTGGTTCCCTCCCCAGAACGATGACCACAAGCAGAAACTCGGCAATTTCTTCCAGACCAAGGCCGCGCCCCCAAGCACCCTCTCTAAGATCCCAGATGTTGTCTCCGAAGCCAACAAGCTCGCCCCCAACGGCGAGTTCGGGTCCTGGTCGATCCTGGGCTACTGCTGGGGTGGAAAGATCACCGCCCTGGCCTCGGGCAAGGACAACAAGATCTTCAAGGCCGCCGTGCAGTGCCACCCCGCTATGCTTGCCCCAGAAGATGCGAAGTCGGTCTCAATCCCCATGGCCGTGCTCGCGTCCAAGGATGAGAACCCGAAGGATGTCCAGGACTTCGGCTCcaacctgaagaaggagaactACGTTGAGACTTTCTCCACTCAGATCCACGGCTGGATGGCAGCCCGTTCGAACCTCGAGGACGCTGAAGTCCGCAAAGAGTACGAGAGGGGATACAAGACTGTTTTGGAATTCCTTCACAAGCACGCTTAA
- a CDS encoding GATA transcription factor, with protein sequence MSGLTLGRGPGGVRPTQTATFTTHHPSADADRSSNNLPPTSSQLSDDFSFGSPLSPADSQAHDGLLQDSLFPEWGSGAPRPGIDSPDEMQRQDPLATQIWKLYSRTKAQLPNQERMENLTWRMMAMSLKRKERERAQQSMFPARRGSAGPSGIAQLRISDPPVATGNPQSTDLTADPMNLDDFIVPFESPSDHPSPSAVKISDSTASAAIPIKSRKDQLRDSTPVPASFHHPAQDQRKNSEFGYVPRRVRKTSIDERQFFSLQVPTRKRPAESSPQVPPVSNSMLAHDPDLASGVPDYALDAPSSAFGFHQGNHHPVNHHNHTSPGAPFGLDTFGLGDDPILPSAGPYQSQFTFSPSESPMASGHPFANLYSHTPVASSLNSTDFFSPPPSGYQSTASTPQPTYDGDHSVYFDMPSGDARTQRRIPNYISHRSNLSASLQPRYMFNQNNHEQASSSTVHSPSYPIPQPQHVDPTQVLNATNYSTGNSHHTGAMFSFGADSDNEDDDGHQLSERAGLAMPTEYGDEDGFSSGMQWDGQFPGSFHSLPGFGPQHRKHVTIGSTDMMDTPEEWNHGGSLGRTHGSVASVSEVRNREQDPRRQKIARTTSTPNTAQLLRQSMHSNNNTSHTSPNTPPESALSSAVPSRPASPGGSKNGDQGSNGPTTCTNCFTQTTPLWRRNPEGQPLCNACGLFLKLHGVVRPLSLKTDVIKKRNRSSANSLAVGTSRASKKTARKNSVQQASVTTPTSSRAQNGTSSESPPAGFSAAAGRSNGVVPIAAAPPKAAPSAAASPSTGQTRNPIQAAPKRQRRLEKATEMETDEANKSAGGRSKVVPLAPAMPPAAANPANHSIAGGQGASQEWEWLTMSL encoded by the exons ATGTCCGGGTTAACCCTCGGGCGAGGCCCTGGGGGCGTGCGACCGACTCAAACCGCAACTTTTACCACCCACCACCCGTCCGCCGATGCTGACCGCTCCTCCAACAACCTCCCCCCTACCTCCTCGCAGCTGTCCGATGACTTTTCTTTCGGTTCCCCTCTGAGCCCCGCCGACTCACAGGCCCATGACGGCCTACTTCAGGACTCCCTCTTCCCTGAATGGGGGTCTGGTGCGCCTCGACCCGGCATTGACAGTCCGGATGAGATGCAGAGGCAAGATCCGTTAGCGACTCAAATATGGAAGCTCTATTCTAGGACCAAGGCCCAGTTGCCCAACCAGGAGCGTATGGAAAACCTGACCTGGCGGATGATGGCGATGAGTTTGAAACGTAAGGAGCGGGAACGTGCTCAACAGTCCAT GTTTCCTGCGAGACGCGGTAGCGCTGGCCCCAGTGGTATCGCTCAACTGCGCATTTCCGACCCGCCCGTTGCCACCGGTAACCCTCAGTCAACCGACCTGACCGCCGACCCTATGAACCTCGACGATTTCATCGTGCCCTTCGAATCTCCTTCGGACCACCCCTCGCCCAGTGCCGTCAAGATTTCCGACTCCACGGCGTCCGCGGCCATTCCCATCAAGTCCCGGAAAGACCAGCTGAGAGATTCTACCCCGGTGCCGGCCTCGTTCCACCATCCGGCTCAGGATCAACGGAAGAACAGTGAATTTGGCTACGTCCCCCGTCGCGTGCGCAAGACGAGTATCGACGAGCGTCAATTTTTCTCACTGCAGGTGCCGACCCGAAAGCGACCGGCCGAATCCTCGCCCCAGGTACCCCCCGTTTCCAACTCGATGTTGGCCCACGATCCGGACCTCGCTTCCGGCGTGCCCGATTATGCCTTGGACGCCCCGTCCTCGGCCTTTGGCTTCCATCAGGGTAACCACCATCCGGTCAATCATCACAACCACACCTCCCCCGGGGCACCGTTTGGCTTGGATACGTTCGGCCTGGGAGATGATCCAATCTTGCCCTCCGCGGGCCCCTACCAGTCGCAATTCACCTTCTCACCCAGCGAGTCTCCGATGGCCTCCGGTCATCCGTTTGCGAACCTCTATTCGCATACCCCGGTGGCTTCGTCCCTCAACTCGACGGATTTCTTCTCTCCACCGCCATCAGGCTACCAGTCCACGGCATCCACGCCGCAGCCCACCTACGACGGGGACCATTCCGTTTATTTCGATATGCCGTCGGGCGACGCGCGCACCCAGCGCCGCATTCCGAACTATATTTCGCATCGGTCCAACTTGTCTGCTTCGCTGCAGCCTCGGTATATGTTCAACCAGAACAACCATGAACAGGCCAGTTCGTCGACGGTGCATTCGCCGAGCTACCCCATTCCCCAGCCGCAACATGTGGACCCCACTCAGGTGTTGAACGCCACCAATTACTCGACCGGCAACTCCCACCATACCGGCGCCATGTTTTCATTTGGAGCCGATTCAGAtaacgaggatgacgatggtcATCAGCTGTCCGAGCGGGCTGGTCTGGCGATGCCGACTGAATATGGGGACGAGGACGGGTTCTCGTCGGGCATGCAGTGGGATGGGCAGTTCCCGGGCTCCTTCCATTCGCTGCCGGGCTTTGGCCCTCAACATCGCAAGCATGTTACCATCGGGTCCACGGACATGATGGACACCCCCGAGGAGTGGAATCACGGTGGCAGTTTGGGTCGGACTCATGGGTCGGTGGCTTCGGTCAGTGAGGTGCGCAACCGAGAGCAGGACCCTCGCCGGCAGAAGATTGCCCGCACCACGTCCACCCCCAATACGGCCCAGCTGTTGCGCCAAAGCATGCACTCTAATAACAATACGTCTCATACCTCCCCTAATACGCCGCCCGAGTCCGCCCTGAGCAGCGCAGTTCCGTCCCGCCCGGCCAGTCCCGGGGGCAGCAAGAACGGCGACCAAGGCAGCAACGGACCGACCACCTGCACGAACTGCTTCACTCAAACCACTCCGCTGTGGCGTCGGAACCCAGAGGGCCAGCCACTGTGCAATGCCTGCGGGTTGTTTTTGAAATTGCACGGTGTCGTGCGCCCTCTGTCCCTGAAAACGGACGTTATCAAAAAGCGCAACCGTAGCAGTGCCAACAGCTTGGCGGTTGGGACCTCCCGTgcgtcgaagaagacagcCCGCAAGAACTCGGTGCAGCAAGCATCCGTCACGACTCCGACATCAAGCCGCGCTCAGAATGGGACTTCCTCCGAATCCCCACCCGCCGGCTTTAGTGCTGCCGCGGGACGGTCGAATGGGGTGGTACCCATTGCCGCCGCTCCTCCGAAGGCAGCTCCCTCCGCAGCCGCCTCCCCTAGCACGGGCCAGACCCGCAACCCGATCCAGGCTGCCCCGAAACGTCAACGACGGCTGGAAAAGGCCACGGAGATGGAAACGGACGAGGCTAACAAGTCCGCGGGAGGCCGATCCAAGGTGGTGCCTCTGGCACCCGCCATGCCACCGGCAGCAGCCAATCCGGCGAACCATAGTATTGCCGGAGGCCAAGGGGCTAGTCAGGAATGGGAGTGGTTGACGATGAGTCTGTAA
- a CDS encoding UDP-N-acetylmuramate--L-alanine ligase, protein VILKIVTGLLCVQKEGVSSVTAISVLSILITNVLRGRFDDGQFYLRHADDKGDHILIDDDYNITGIIDWEWAYAAPISEAFKSPIMLLPVADSYNGVNCIGEDELTFASILEEKGNKGLAAILAILASLVDNSQTLARLTRMLSTDLKEALRYESSAHMPGFPPSISPIHFVCIGGHGQSAIALILLKLGYVVQGSDIKESDNVVRLRAAGATVFIGHDKDQLGSAKLVVASTAATKNKTNVEVDAARDRRIPVIHRSEMLASLMRHHKSIAISGSHGKSTTTSMVAGMLEAGGLSPTTISGAVVTQYGSNAHMGSGHWMVVEADESDGTMVRLPALISVVTNIDSDHITFYGTQEKTRATFAQFVRNVPFYGLAVLCIDDPGVRKILPEVQDRNIVTYGVSEDADVRAENVKYNPQDSTFVLSVRDRRDGTRRVVGSIVLSVLGLHNLQNALATTAIALELGIELESIRYALGSFQGTNRRYIHVGEANGIQIIDDFGTHPAEIKATQTMAKQAGARRVIAVYQPTVVVRNVEAWLEEYPAAFEESAHIIIGQADGVEVDPVPAGEARETLVQYLHSHGREDAISMPDPSALPELVSRLGQEGDFVVCMGFRSSTLWARALAGQLKALGTPRMKGDQ, encoded by the exons GTGATTTTAAAGATTGTGACAGGCCTGCTGTGCGTTCAGAAGGAGGGTGTATCATCTGTGACCGCCATCTCTGTGTTAAGCATATTGATCACGAATGTCCTACGTGGCAG GTTTGACGACGGACAATTCTACTTGAGACATGCAGACGACAAAGGTGACCACATCCTTATCGATGATGACTATAATATCACGGGTATTATCGACTGGGAATGGGCTTACGCCGCACCCATATCGGAAGCCTTTAAATCCCCTATTATGCTTCTTCCCGTTGCTGATTCTTACAATGGAGTCAACTGCATTGGCGAGGATGAATTAACATTTGCAAGCATACTGGAGGAGAAAGGCAACAAAGGTCTTGCAGCAATA CTAGCTATACTAGCGTCACTTGTGGATAATT CACAAACCCTCGCCAGACTTACCAGGATGCTCTCTACAGACCTGAAGGAAGCTCTTCGCTACGAGAGCTCCGCGCACATGCCTGGGTTCCCACCCTCTATTAGCCCGATTCATTTTGTTTGCATCGGAGGACACGGCCAGTCGGCGATCGCTTTGATCCTGTTGAAATTGGGATATGTTGTTCAAGGAAGCGATATCAAAGAAAGCGACAACGTCGTCCGATTGCGGGCCGCAGGCGCAACAGTATTTATTGGCCATGACAAAGACCAGCTCGGCTCTGCAAAGCTCGTGGTCGCATCAACCGCGGCAACGAAGAACAAAACCAATGTTGAGGTTGACGCTGCTCGAGACCGACGGATCCCGGTCATCCACAGATCCGAAATGTTGGCCTCGTTGATGCGCCATCACAAGTCCATTGCAATTAGCGGCAGTCATGGCAAGAGTACGACGACTAGCATGGTTGCGGGCATGCTAGAAGCCGGCGGGCTGTCCCCGACAACGATATCCGGTGCGGTCGTCACGCAGTATGGCAGCAATGCTCACATGGGCTCCGGTCACTGGATGGTTGTGGAAGCCGATGAAAGCGATGGCACAATGGTCCGGCTTCCTGCTCTGATTTCGGTAGTAACGAATATTGACAGTGACCATATAACATTTTATGGCACACAGGAGAAGACCCGAGCAACATTTGCTCAGTTCGTACGGAATGTGCCATTCTATGGACTCGCGGTCCTTTGCATCGACGATCCGGGAGTTCGCAAAATCCTCCCCGAGGTTCAAGATCGCAACATCGTCACCTATGGGGTTTCAGAAGATGCAGATGTCCGTGCAGAGAACGTCAAATACAACCCGCAAGACTCGACCTTCGTCCTGTCCGTCAGAGACCGACGGGATGGAACTCGTCGAGTTGTTGGATCTATAGTCTTGAGCGTTCTGGGATTACATAACCTCCAAAACGCGTTAGCCACTACTGCCATCGCACTTGAGCTCGGCATTGAACTGGAAAGCATCCGTTATGCTTTGGGAAGCTTCCAGGGAACAAATCGCCGTTACATCCACGTAGGGGAAGCAAACGGCATCCAAATCATCGACGATTTCGGCACACACCCTGCCGAGATAAAGGCGACACAAACGATGGCAAAGCAAGCGGGTGCGCGCAGAGTCATTGCTGTCTACCAGCCTACTGTTGTAGTGAGAAACGTGGAAGCATGGCTGGAGGAATATCCGGCGGCTTTCGAAGAGTCGGCacacatcatcatcggccAGGCAGACGGGGTTGAGGTTGATCCAGTCCCAGCGGGCGAGGCACGGGAGACACTTGTTCAATACCTGCACTCCCACGGGCGTGAGGATGCGATCTCAATGCCCGACCCATCTGCTCTCCCAGAGCTCGTGTCTCGCTTGGGGCAGGAAGGTGATTTCGTGGTGTGCATGGGCTTCCGTAGCTCAACTCTCTGGGCACGAGCATTGGCAGGTCAATTGAAAGCGCTGGGAACCCCGAGGATGAAAGGCGACCAATAA
- a CDS encoding C6 finger domain protein → MPAVVGTTMTSTPTSQTAIMESSTAADKKRNKLGYHRTSVACVHCRRRKIRCLVAADDAQGRCENCIRLKKECQFFPVDQQPPIEKKARPGSNTASTDPSTASSSPPAVSGGEQTEAFFPYQPIPLSSAPDVAAFNAGAFAGNSMTSFAPDRNVGAPEFATAPPLDPSVPWDEFTTISADGQILTNMSAGKPQMVNMPSNVWSPGPNPMATMPMAQGLPTPTVPSQPQTLSPAPTYAIQPDGSVWQVPPTRPMTYPPPPDMAAAPYPNPGQFQQPPPDMNPDMASPVQPFPGNHVNPQSPPPTDLQGTPVAVTYAGTPAAMGFPAWQDVNNMSPMNVVQYQMYAGDAAQQASFGSPPPMGHPGQRQSPR, encoded by the exons ATGCCTGCGGTTGTCGGAACTACTATGACTTCGACACCCACCTCGCAAACCGCGATCATGGAATCCTCAACCGCCGCAGATAAGAAGCGCAACAAGCTGGGATATCATCGCACGTCTGTCGCATGTG TGCATTGTCGGCGACGAAAGATACGATGTCTGGTAGCGGCGGACGACGCTCAGGGTCGATGTGAGAATTGTATTCGACTAAAAAAGGAGTGTCAGTTCTTCCCAGTTGACCAGCAGCCGCCAATCGAAAAGAAAGCTCGCCCAGGTTCGAACACGGCGTCGACCGATCCCTCAACCGCCTCGTCCTCTCCGCCAGCAGTGAGCGGGGGAGAACAAACCGAGGCCTTTTTTCCGTACCAGCCAATACCGTTGAGTTCCGCCCCAGATGTCGCGGCGTTCAACGCTGGAGCGTTCGCTGGAAATTCCATGACATCGTTTGCACCAG ATCGCAATGTAGGGGCTCCTGAATTTGCAACAGCGCCGCCCCTCGATCCCTCGGTACCGTGGGACGAATTCACCACGATCTCAGCAGACGGTCAAATATTAACAAACATGTCGGCGGGGAAACCACAGATGGTGAACATGCCTTCCAATGTATGGAGCCCGGGACCGAACCCCATGGCCACCATGCCAATGGCACAAGGGCTTCCGACCCCGACAGTCCCCTCACAACCGCAGACGCTCAGTCCCGCGCCGACATATGCTATACAACCGGATGGATCAGTATGGCAAGTGCCCCCAACACGACCTATGACCTATCCCCCGCCGCCAGACATGGCTGCGGCACCGTACCCCAATCCTGGCCAATTCCAGCAACCTCCCCCAGATATGAACCCCGACATGGCCAGCCCAGTGCAGCCTTTCCCGGGCAACCATGTTAATCCGCAGAGCCCTCCACCGACGGACCTTCAGGGGACGCCAGTTGCAGTAACATACGCTGGTACCCCCGCAGCAATGGGGTTTCCTGCCTGGCAAGACGTGAATAATATGTCGCCCATGAATGTCGTTCAGTATCAGATGTATGCTGGGGACGCTGCACAACAAGCGTCGTTTGGTAGTCCACCCCCAATGGGCCATCCAGGCCAACGACAGTCTCCCCGGTAA
- a CDS encoding pyridoxamine 5'-phosphate oxidase-domain-containing protein, producing MKGLDRGLALVSTLALLFVQAVAVPLSAAENASPDQTVLGDTYNFPSTPENNADTFEKDPEAEAAPSWFTSTLMARRLLALSTTGVASTIFSHTPKDVHVPAAVAGLSISQKEYISDCDEALPPSSGNGGNGDPTFLALEVETTFRNTAEGSNISITLDWWDHLNETEPLWPGFPLSPAGLPRVTLFGYVESFPSPVPEDTEAALRSCYLKAHPDARVWLPERPGSPHRSHWVRMVVTQVYWIGGFGGFQRIGWMNVTEWKGIRREESLPGIGDGRGWEDVRLPGEKGY from the coding sequence ATGAAGGGTCTTGACCGAGGTCTCGCCCTCGTCTCCACACTAGCTCTGCTCTTCGTCCAGGCTGTAGCGGTCCCCCTCTCAGCTGCCGAAAATGCCTCCCCCGACCAGACAGTCCTAGGCGATACCTATAACTTTCCCTCGACCCCCGAGAACAATGCCGACACCTTCGAGAAAGACCCCGAGGCAGAAGCCGCACCGTCATGGTTCACTTCCACCCTGATGGCCCGCCGACTCCTCGCTCTCTCAACCACAGGCGTAGCCTCCACCATCTTCTCTCACACACCCAAGGACGTCCACGTCCCAGCCGCCGTGGCCGGCCTGTCCATCAGCCAGAAAGAATACATCTCAGACTGCGACGAGGCCCTGCCCCCTTCAAGCGGCAACGGCGGCAACGGCGACCCGACTTTCCTCGCCCTCGAAGTCGAAACAACCTTCCGCAACACCGCTGAAGGCTCTAACATCAGCATCACCCTCGACTGGTGGGACCACTTGAACGAGACCGAGCCGCTCTGGCCCGGCTTCCCGCTCAGCCCTGCCGGTCTCCCCCGCGTTACTCTCTTCGGGTACGTCGAGTCCTTCCCGTCCCCTGTCCCGGAGGACACGGAGGCGGCTCTTCGGTCCTGCTATCTTAAAGCTCACCCCGATGCCCGGGTGTGGCTGCCGGAGCGGCCGGGCTCCCCGCATAGGAGCCACTGGGTCCGCATGGTTGTCACTCAGGTTTATTGGATTGGTGGCTTCGGCGGGTTCCAGCGCATTGGGTGGATGAATGTGACTGAGTGGAAGGGTATTCGGAGGGAGGAGAGTTTGCCGGGTATTGGGGATGGACGCGGATGGGAGGATGTGAGGCTTCCTGGGGAGAAGGGGTATTAA
- a CDS encoding alpha/beta hydrolase fold-domain-containing protein, with amino-acid sequence MPSVHSTLYTAYTLLTLPARLVTWWLYYIPKSNRPNSAWSWKTAVTLQVVILLIRYRTAIRYRTPKVLEPGPDGDRFIQSSPHQLAQSGTQQPQPSPHESSSSISTQAPMYSSALDPEMDVAGDPRNSIPPSQIVLSGESAGGNLILAMLRYITTENQAIPLPRCALLWSPWVDMTIKALLEMDQHRNYKSDYIEYDFGSWGASSYFPPDWSDSNPYLSPLGSEYRLSVPLFIEVGTSEVLYDNIVLFAHNMREKGTEVELREATNGVHATFGIADTLGMSEVAIDGHARGARFNARTGGD; translated from the exons ATGCCATCGGTCCATTCAACTCTGTACACCGCATATACCTTGCTCACTCTCCCGGCACGTTTGGTGACCTGGTGGCTGTATTATATCCCCAAGTCCAACCGTCCTAATTCTGCATGGTCATGGAAGACAGCCGTCACCTTACAAGTTGTGATCTTATTGATTCGATATCGAACGGCGATCAGGTACCGCACTCCCAAAGTATTGGAGCCAGGCCCAGATGGAGATCGATTTATT CAGTCCAGCCCACACCAGTTGGCGCAGTCTGGTACCCAACAGCCCCAGCCCAGCCCCCACGAAAGCTCATCATCCATTTCCACCCAAGCGCCTATGTACTCTTCGGCCCTTGACCCGGAGATGGATGTGGCTGGGGACCCACGAAATTCA ATCCCCCCATCCCAAATCGTGCTCTCGGGCGAGTCCGCAGGCGGGAATCTCATTCTAGCAATGCTAAGGTATATCACCACCGAGAACCAAGCAATACCTCTACCTCGCTGCGCGCTGTTATGGTCACCGTGGGTTGATATGACCATAAAGGCTCTCTTGGAGATGGATCAACACCGCAATTACAAGTCCGATTACATCGAATATGATTTCGGTTCCTGGGGTGCTAGTAGCTATTTCCCCCCTGACTGGTCGGACAGTAATCCCTATTTGTCGCCATTGGGAAGCGAGTACCGATTGAGTGTTCCGCTTTTCATTGAAGTTGGCACGTCTGAGGTGCTTTATGATAATATTGTGCTATTTGCGCATAATATGAGGGAGAAGGGCACGGAGGTTGAGTTGCGTGAAGCGACGAATGGGGTTCATGCGACTTTTGGTATCGCTGATACTTTGGGGATGTCGGAGGTTGCTATAGATGGTCATGCGCGGGGGGCAAGATTCAATGCCAGAACAGGTGGAGACTGA
- a CDS encoding putative rRNA processing protein Ipi1, with protein MGSSAKKKKEKQKDFTKAKLKVGKAKGKPENFTDTSFKSKGIVLNQQSLTLNAPTSNTQFTHHVSLLSSKSDSQRRDSLAHLTTSISSRPVNSPLPQPVSVILPTLLPLILDANTGVRTQLLKLFRALPQSDIRDHVPQLLPYIRAGMTHLAADIRVSAVEVLSWLIDVAGTEVVSSAGGWIKTLNCFLSVLGWHTEESAKWSANRASFGKSGAKGQPMMKVLTVLAEFLNAGIGAPANEAQDVDMLGSGGVAGWEFPLCQTAVHMVPDTAAPYAYLNLFGQPRDEEGEMYETWEDRYRVFSNRFLRAIQRGLENARQEGGEMGRASSGASKVLKEAVAYGTGIAV; from the exons ATGGGATCCAGcgcgaagaaaaagaaggaaaagcagaaagacTTCACA AAAGCCAAACTTAAAGTCGGCAAAGCCAAAGGCAAGCCCGAGAACTTCACCGATACCAGCTTCAAATCGAAAG GAATCGTCCTAAACCAACAATCCCTAACCTTAAATGCTCCAACCTCGAACACACAATTCACACACCACGTCTCCCTCCTCAGCTCCAAATCCGACTCCCAACGCCGCGACTCCCTCGCCCACCTAACAACCTCCATCAGCTCGCGACCTGTCAACTCTCCCCTCCCGCAACCAGTCAGCGTCATTCTACCCACCCTCCTCCCTCTTATCCTCGACGCAAACACGGGCGTCCGTACCCAACTCCTCAAACTCTTCCGCGCCCTCCCACAATCCGACATCCGAGACCATGTCCCCCAGCTCCTCCCCTACATCCGCGCCGGCATGACCCATCTCGCAGCCGACATCCGCGTCTCAGCCGTGGAAGTCCTCTCCTGGCTCATCGATGTAGCCGGCACAGAAGTGGTCTCCAGCGCCGGCGGCTGGATCAAGACACTCAATTGCTTCCTCTCCGTCCTGGGCTGGCACACAGAGGAATCGGCCAAGTGGTCTGCAAACCGCGCCTCGTTCGGAAAATCAGGCGCCAAGGGCCAGCCAATGATGAAGGTGTTGACTGTTCTAGCCGAGTTCTTGAACGCGGGCATTGGCGCGCCGGCCAATGAAGCGCAGGATGTGGATATGCTGGGATCTGGGGGTGTGGCAGGGTGGGAGTTTCCCCTCTGTCAGACGGCTGTGCATATGGTCCCTGATACGGCGGCGCCGTATGCTTATTTGAATCTGTTTGGACAGCCACGGGACGAGGAGGGCGAGATGTATGAGACTTGGGAGGATCGGTACCGGGTCTTTTCGAATCGGTTCTTGCGGGCTATTCAGCGGGGACTGGAGAACGCGAGGCAGGAGGGAGGTGAGATGGGGAGGGCTAGTTCGGGGGCAAGTAAGGTGTTGAAGGAGGCTGTTGCTTATGGGACGGGGATTGCGGTGTGA